A genomic window from Petrotoga mexicana DSM 14811 includes:
- a CDS encoding alpha-amylase family glycosyl hydrolase, with amino-acid sequence MKIIEDKIEVITELWNKLYSDNYKLEILLDFLKSKKDSFTYTPKDKFWYKKGLVYSTYVDLFAGDFDKMKEKLDYLSNLGVTILWLLPILQSPMKDQGFDISDFYKVRDELGGNESFFEFINLAHEKGIKILFDVAINHTSDEHPWFQEAKKSKDSKYRDYYIWSDTNKKYSQARLLFKGMVNSNWTYNPETKDYYFHRFYEIQPDLNYKNPDVLIEMIKVFTFWKEHGVDGFRMDAAPFLWKEEGTNCENLIQTHWILKIFRAALDYLKEGTALIAEANQPPKDVVAYFGNSDECQVAYHFPVMPKIFLAIAEGNPNYVIDTLSERVTPPIPEDCQWFVFLRCHDELTLEFVDPEERAKMLKYYLLDERWNFREGEGIAGRLYNQMGKDYKKVLLAYSILFSLDGTPINYYGDEIGMENDEEFYKKMTEKIGYKDSRFFNRGLFDEEKRKEALNNANSDSYKIFHGIKKMLDLKKENEDLFSEKSIYENSDGVFKVTRKKGNKSIVIYNNLTAESKSLDNITLQPHEYVWKIS; translated from the coding sequence GTGAAAATAATAGAGGATAAAATAGAAGTAATAACCGAACTTTGGAACAAACTGTATTCTGATAACTATAAATTGGAAATTCTCTTAGACTTTTTAAAATCAAAAAAAGATTCTTTCACATATACGCCAAAAGATAAATTTTGGTACAAGAAAGGTTTGGTCTATTCAACTTACGTTGATCTTTTCGCTGGTGATTTTGACAAAATGAAAGAAAAATTAGATTATTTGAGTAATTTAGGTGTAACTATCTTATGGCTTCTTCCTATTTTACAGTCTCCAATGAAAGACCAAGGATTCGATATTTCTGATTTTTACAAAGTTCGAGATGAATTAGGTGGTAACGAAAGTTTTTTTGAATTCATCAACCTTGCCCACGAAAAAGGTATAAAGATCCTTTTTGATGTTGCAATAAACCATACTTCTGATGAACATCCATGGTTTCAAGAGGCAAAAAAATCAAAAGATTCTAAGTATAGGGATTATTACATATGGAGTGACACCAATAAAAAATACTCCCAAGCCCGACTGCTTTTTAAAGGAATGGTAAACAGCAACTGGACCTACAACCCTGAAACGAAAGACTATTACTTTCATAGATTTTACGAAATACAACCGGACTTAAATTATAAAAATCCTGATGTGTTGATAGAGATGATAAAAGTTTTTACCTTCTGGAAAGAACACGGTGTAGACGGTTTTCGAATGGATGCAGCACCATTTTTGTGGAAAGAAGAAGGTACTAACTGTGAAAATTTAATTCAAACCCACTGGATTTTAAAAATATTCAGGGCAGCTTTAGATTACCTAAAAGAAGGAACCGCATTGATCGCAGAAGCTAATCAACCTCCTAAAGACGTTGTTGCTTATTTTGGTAATTCTGACGAATGCCAGGTTGCATACCATTTCCCCGTTATGCCAAAAATTTTTCTGGCTATTGCTGAAGGTAACCCCAACTATGTAATAGATACTCTTTCAGAAAGAGTTACCCCGCCTATTCCAGAAGATTGCCAATGGTTCGTTTTTCTAAGGTGTCACGACGAATTAACCTTAGAATTCGTTGACCCAGAAGAAAGAGCGAAGATGTTGAAATACTACTTGCTCGATGAAAGATGGAACTTCAGAGAAGGAGAAGGGATCGCGGGAAGATTGTACAACCAAATGGGTAAGGATTATAAAAAAGTGCTTTTAGCTTATTCAATTTTGTTTTCTTTGGATGGAACACCAATAAATTATTATGGTGATGAAATAGGGATGGAGAACGACGAGGAATTCTATAAAAAAATGACCGAAAAAATAGGCTACAAAGATTCAAGATTTTTCAACAGGGGACTTTTCGATGAAGAGAAAAGAAAAGAGGCTCTGAACAACGCTAACAGCGATAGTTATAAGATTTTTCATGGAATAAAAAAGATGCTTGATTTGAAGAAGGAAAATGAAGATCTATTTTCAGAAAAATCAATCTACGAAAATAGCGACGGGGTATTTAAAGTTACAAGAAAAAAAGGTAATAAAAGTATTGTTATTTATAACAACTTGACCGCTGAAAGCAAATCATTAGATAATATCACTTTGCAACCCCATGAATATGTTTGGAAAATAAGTTAA
- a CDS encoding glucose-1-phosphate thymidylyltransferase, with protein sequence MKALILCAGKGTRLRPLTFTNAKPLIPIANKPTIMYSLEKIRDAGVTEIGLVVNSENIEDFKNVLGDGSQLGIKLSYIIQEHPKGLAHAVKVSKEFLDNDDFIMYLGDNLVNFDLKNFIDQFKQGNYESFILLTSVDNPSQFGIAVMEDSKVTKVVEKPKDAPSNLAIIGVYIFTPKVFEAIENIQPSWRGELEITDAIQWLIDNSNNVGAHIVEGWWKDTGKPEDLIEANRTILSTLKEQKIEGEIRSDSSVQGMVHIGKNTKIMNSIIRGPVIIGENVTISNAYIGPYTSIGDSAYINSSEIENSIILSYANISNVYIRIESSIIGENSKIFSTERKPYSLKLVIGDYSNIQIPK encoded by the coding sequence ATGAAAGCATTAATACTCTGTGCAGGAAAGGGAACAAGACTTCGACCACTAACCTTCACGAACGCAAAACCATTGATACCAATAGCTAACAAACCAACTATCATGTATAGCTTGGAAAAAATAAGAGACGCAGGGGTTACAGAGATCGGTTTGGTAGTAAATTCAGAAAATATAGAAGATTTTAAAAATGTCTTAGGAGATGGAAGTCAATTAGGTATAAAATTATCATATATAATACAAGAGCATCCAAAAGGTTTGGCACATGCGGTAAAGGTCTCAAAAGAATTCCTTGATAATGATGACTTTATAATGTATCTAGGGGATAACCTTGTAAATTTTGATCTTAAGAATTTCATAGACCAGTTTAAGCAAGGAAATTATGAATCTTTTATACTTTTGACTTCCGTCGATAATCCTTCACAATTTGGAATAGCAGTGATGGAAGATTCGAAAGTGACAAAAGTTGTCGAAAAACCAAAAGATGCTCCATCAAATCTCGCAATAATTGGGGTTTACATATTCACCCCAAAGGTTTTTGAGGCAATTGAAAACATTCAACCTTCATGGAGAGGGGAACTTGAAATAACCGATGCCATTCAATGGTTAATAGATAATTCAAACAACGTTGGAGCTCACATAGTAGAGGGATGGTGGAAAGATACCGGAAAACCTGAAGATTTAATCGAAGCGAATAGAACAATTCTTAGTACCTTAAAAGAACAAAAAATAGAAGGAGAAATAAGATCAGATTCTTCAGTCCAAGGAATGGTACACATCGGGAAAAATACGAAGATAATGAATTCTATCATCAGAGGACCTGTAATAATCGGAGAAAACGTTACAATAAGTAATGCGTACATAGGCCCTTACACAAGCATTGGCGATAGTGCATACATAAACTCTTCAGAGATTGAAAACAGTATAATCTTAAGTTATGCAAATATTTCAAATGTGTATATAAGGATAGAATCATCTATTATTGGAGAAAATTCAAAGATTTTTTCTACAGAACGAAAACCATATTCACTAAAATTGGTGATAGGCGATTATAGCAATATACAAATACCGAAATAA
- a CDS encoding polysaccharide biosynthesis protein produces the protein MKHLSKRSFRLMIIDYILFFLAYIVAMFIRFQLDFAEMRKYISPIFFFPLIMVIVFYYSGIYKYIWRFATLNELRPVFNSGFIGFLINFFVFEFVRRYISDIFTLPFSVAATASVVGVVFVSASRIYWFSRYSQNYKKQVDGIKNVLIIGAGDAGTELLGEYERHPEEGSVVGFLDDDPEKIGRYIRGYPVLGKINQVMDFVEKYNVEEVLIAIPSASSDQIKKIIDYVDTTKVRLKTLPGILEILDNKLSLGFLREVDISDLLGRKEVSVDLKEIKDYIKGKKILVTGAGGSIGSEICRQVLPMGPKALFLLGKGENSIFEISNELRDKFSDAFIEEIIADVSDENRMRYLFSKYKFDVVFHAAAHKHVPLMQKNPTEAFRVNTIGTYTVAKLSGEYNAERFVFISTDKAIKPTSIMGASKRLGEIIVKTLSNFYQTKYGIVRFGNVLGSRGSVIPIFKEQIKKGGPVTVTHPNMKRYFMTIPEAVSLVLQCGQFAQKAEIFVLEMGEPVNIDRLARDLIRLSGYIPDQDIKIVYTGIRPGEKLYEEIFLEDEDYEKTRNRRIFISKSNNNEINKEKLNELIERINIMIKNNDYNSAIEIIKDYIPDSNISNISEGALMATTIKQGGKKL, from the coding sequence ATGAAACATTTGTCTAAAAGATCTTTTAGATTGATGATAATAGACTATATTTTGTTTTTCCTCGCTTACATTGTAGCAATGTTCATAAGGTTTCAACTTGACTTTGCAGAGATGAGAAAGTATATCTCCCCCATCTTTTTCTTTCCTTTGATTATGGTAATTGTTTTTTATTACTCTGGAATATATAAATACATTTGGAGATTTGCCACTCTTAACGAATTAAGACCTGTATTTAACAGTGGTTTCATAGGTTTTCTTATCAACTTTTTTGTTTTTGAGTTTGTAAGAAGATATATAAGTGACATTTTCACTCTTCCTTTCAGTGTGGCAGCAACCGCATCGGTGGTTGGAGTGGTCTTTGTTTCAGCTAGTAGAATATATTGGTTTTCAAGGTATTCTCAAAATTATAAAAAACAAGTAGACGGAATTAAAAATGTTCTCATAATAGGAGCAGGCGATGCAGGAACAGAATTGTTGGGAGAATACGAGAGACATCCAGAAGAGGGATCAGTTGTAGGCTTTTTGGATGATGATCCAGAAAAGATAGGAAGATATATTCGAGGCTATCCCGTACTGGGGAAGATAAATCAAGTTATGGATTTTGTTGAAAAATACAACGTTGAAGAGGTTTTAATAGCTATTCCCAGTGCTTCATCTGATCAGATAAAAAAAATCATAGATTATGTTGATACAACAAAGGTTAGGTTAAAAACTTTACCTGGAATCTTGGAAATTTTAGATAACAAGTTATCACTTGGCTTTCTACGAGAGGTTGATATTTCCGATTTACTAGGTAGAAAGGAAGTTAGTGTCGATTTAAAAGAGATCAAAGATTACATAAAAGGCAAAAAAATACTGGTTACAGGTGCAGGTGGAAGTATAGGCTCTGAAATATGTAGACAGGTTTTACCAATGGGACCTAAAGCTCTTTTCTTACTCGGAAAAGGGGAAAACAGTATTTTTGAAATATCAAATGAATTGAGAGACAAGTTCTCAGATGCGTTTATAGAAGAAATTATCGCGGATGTGTCCGATGAAAATAGAATGAGGTATTTATTTTCAAAATATAAATTTGATGTTGTTTTTCATGCTGCTGCCCATAAACATGTACCTCTCATGCAAAAAAACCCAACTGAGGCCTTCAGAGTCAACACAATTGGAACTTACACCGTAGCAAAACTTTCAGGAGAATATAATGCAGAAAGATTTGTATTTATCTCCACCGACAAAGCTATCAAACCAACATCCATAATGGGTGCTTCAAAGAGACTGGGGGAAATTATAGTAAAGACACTGTCCAACTTTTATCAAACAAAGTATGGTATCGTAAGGTTCGGGAACGTTTTAGGAAGTAGAGGGAGTGTAATTCCAATTTTTAAAGAACAGATTAAAAAGGGTGGTCCCGTTACGGTCACACATCCCAATATGAAAAGGTATTTCATGACCATTCCGGAGGCTGTCTCTTTAGTATTACAATGTGGACAGTTTGCTCAAAAGGCTGAAATATTTGTTTTGGAAATGGGGGAGCCTGTCAATATTGATCGATTAGCCAGGGATTTGATCAGACTTTCCGGATACATCCCTGACCAAGACATAAAAATAGTTTATACAGGCATCAGGCCTGGTGAGAAATTATACGAAGAAATATTCTTGGAAGATGAAGATTACGAAAAAACTAGAAACAGACGAATATTTATTTCAAAATCTAACAACAATGAAATAAATAAAGAGAAACTAAATGAATTGATAGAGCGAATAAATATTATGATAAAAAACAACGATTACAACAGTGCTATTGAAATAATAAAAGATTACATACCAGATTCAAATATATCAAATATCAGCGAAGGGGCGCTAATGGCTACAACAATCAAACAAGGAGGCAAAAAGCTATGA
- a CDS encoding DegT/DnrJ/EryC1/StrS family aminotransferase — MFVPLSGADITDLEKRTIMDVLNSERLALGPYLEKFQEIIKEYTGTKYALAVNSGTSALHLILRALDFQQNQKMIVTPFTFISSANVALFEKGVPVFVDIDPHTYNLSVKNLKEFIDKDYKDDVTTFMGVDIFGVPLEWDEILEILPDKIKIIEDSCEALGGEYKGRKLGTFGKAGTYAFYPNKQITTGEGGVIVTDDDEIFELCKSMCNQGRGKSGEWLISERLGYNYRMDELSAALGFAQMKRIEEISSKRKEKAMNYFELFKNEERVVLPFIPQEVTSQSWFVFVLRLNLDWVSELIDIPIWVRNFDLPMKIEGEQNRKEWKELINKIRNILQTFLKKLSEKGVESKNYFYPVHLQPFYRKMFGYEEGDYPVTELISSLTFAIPFFSNISLEEQNYVYRIITDSLREIKDETFV; from the coding sequence ATGTTTGTCCCACTATCCGGTGCAGATATTACTGACTTAGAAAAACGAACCATTATGGATGTTTTGAATTCTGAAAGACTTGCTTTGGGCCCTTATTTAGAAAAGTTTCAAGAAATAATAAAAGAATACACTGGTACGAAATATGCTCTAGCTGTAAACAGCGGGACATCAGCCTTACATTTGATTTTAAGGGCCTTAGATTTTCAACAAAATCAAAAAATGATCGTAACACCTTTCACTTTTATTTCTTCAGCTAACGTGGCTTTGTTTGAGAAAGGAGTACCGGTCTTCGTTGATATAGATCCTCATACTTACAACTTATCCGTTAAAAACTTAAAAGAGTTCATAGACAAAGATTACAAAGACGACGTTACGACCTTTATGGGTGTAGATATTTTTGGAGTTCCCTTGGAATGGGATGAGATACTTGAGATTCTTCCAGATAAAATAAAAATAATTGAAGATTCTTGCGAAGCCCTAGGTGGAGAATATAAAGGGCGTAAATTAGGAACTTTTGGAAAAGCTGGTACATACGCCTTTTACCCAAATAAGCAGATAACCACCGGTGAAGGCGGGGTTATCGTCACTGATGATGATGAAATATTTGAGTTATGTAAGTCCATGTGTAATCAAGGTAGAGGTAAAAGCGGTGAGTGGTTAATTAGTGAAAGGCTCGGATACAATTATCGCATGGATGAATTGTCTGCGGCACTTGGTTTTGCTCAAATGAAGCGGATAGAAGAAATAAGTTCAAAAAGAAAAGAGAAGGCTATGAATTATTTTGAGTTGTTCAAAAATGAAGAAAGAGTAGTTCTACCTTTCATTCCTCAAGAAGTTACTTCTCAAAGTTGGTTTGTCTTCGTTTTGAGATTGAACTTAGATTGGGTATCAGAGTTAATTGATATACCTATATGGGTTAGAAATTTTGATCTACCTATGAAAATTGAAGGGGAACAAAATCGAAAAGAATGGAAAGAATTAATAAATAAGATTAGAAATATCTTACAAACCTTCTTAAAAAAATTGAGTGAAAAGGGCGTTGAATCCAAAAATTACTTTTACCCTGTTCACCTACAACCTTTTTATAGAAAAATGTTCGGTTATGAAGAAGGAGATTACCCTGTTACAGAGCTAATCTCATCTTTAACTTTTGCGATCCCATTTTTCTCCAATATCAGTCTTGAAGAACAGAATTACGTATATCGAATAATAACAGATAGCTTAAGGGAGATAAAAGATGAAACATTTGTCTAA
- the hisS gene encoding histidine--tRNA ligase produces the protein MSTYTRIKGTKDIFGEEVKYWEYIENTAKKLFKIYGYKEIRTPLIEKTELFSRGIGQETDIVQKEMYTFDDKKGRSLTLRPEGTASVARAYIENSLITFGSPQKLFYIGPMFRYEKPQAGRYREFYQIGAEIFGTDHPLADAELITFVYDFFNKLKLSNFKVKINNIGTFESREKYKEVLKTYYQPLLPNLCEDCQRRFNTNIMRLLDCKIDVEAAKNAPSILDYLDEESREHFNNLQKYLKAYNVPYQVDPKIVRGLDYYTKTAFEVEHSDMGEQAVIAGGGRYDDLVEQLGGPKTPGVGFAIGVERVIEALKRENVEVESESKIDVYVAFQGEKGEMAAVTLSKELRKKGINTYLNISKRNLSGQFKHANRLNAKYVVVIGEEEISRDIVTIKNMKSGEQTQIERNWVSEIIVEKLREE, from the coding sequence TTGAGTACTTATACAAGAATAAAAGGTACTAAGGACATTTTTGGCGAAGAAGTTAAGTACTGGGAATACATTGAAAATACCGCAAAGAAACTGTTTAAAATATACGGGTACAAAGAGATAAGAACCCCATTAATTGAAAAAACCGAACTTTTTAGCAGAGGAATAGGCCAAGAAACAGATATTGTTCAAAAAGAAATGTACACTTTTGATGATAAAAAAGGAAGGTCACTAACTTTAAGACCCGAAGGAACCGCTTCGGTAGCAAGAGCTTATATAGAAAACTCTTTAATAACGTTTGGTTCTCCTCAAAAATTATTTTACATAGGTCCCATGTTCAGATATGAAAAACCCCAAGCCGGACGTTATAGGGAGTTTTACCAAATAGGGGCGGAGATTTTTGGAACAGACCATCCTTTAGCTGATGCTGAATTAATCACATTTGTCTACGATTTCTTCAACAAGCTAAAATTAAGCAATTTTAAAGTGAAAATCAACAACATAGGTACCTTTGAAAGTAGGGAAAAATACAAAGAAGTATTGAAAACGTATTATCAACCATTGTTACCCAACCTATGTGAAGATTGTCAAAGACGGTTCAACACGAATATTATGAGGTTGTTGGACTGTAAAATCGACGTGGAAGCGGCAAAAAACGCTCCTTCCATCTTAGATTATTTAGACGAAGAAAGTCGCGAACATTTCAACAATCTCCAAAAATATTTGAAGGCTTACAATGTACCTTATCAAGTTGATCCAAAGATCGTTAGAGGTTTAGATTATTACACAAAAACGGCTTTTGAGGTAGAACATTCTGATATGGGTGAACAAGCTGTCATAGCAGGTGGTGGTAGATACGACGATCTCGTCGAACAATTAGGGGGTCCTAAAACTCCTGGGGTTGGTTTCGCTATAGGGGTTGAAAGAGTAATAGAAGCATTAAAAAGAGAGAATGTCGAGGTTGAAAGTGAAAGTAAAATAGATGTTTACGTAGCTTTTCAAGGTGAAAAGGGTGAAATGGCAGCTGTTACTTTATCAAAAGAACTAAGAAAGAAAGGCATAAATACTTATCTAAATATATCGAAAAGAAATTTATCAGGGCAATTTAAACATGCCAACCGATTAAACGCTAAATATGTGGTTGTAATAGGAGAGGAAGAAATTTCTAGAGATATTGTCACAATAAAGAATATGAAAAGCGGAGAACAGACCCAGATTGAAAGAAATTGGGTGTCTGAAATCATTGTGGAAAAGCTTAGAGAAGAATAA
- a CDS encoding S1 RNA-binding domain-containing protein, producing MVNESLATGDSVKGKVVDIKKFGAFLELENGEEGFVHISKISKKYVREISNFLKIGDEVQGKVIGRTKDGKYELSLKDFDEEKEDTGKSHNFEKRLNQYLKDSEKKISEYKKHLDKKKNTRRR from the coding sequence TTGGTAAATGAAAGTTTAGCAACAGGGGATTCTGTGAAAGGTAAAGTGGTCGATATCAAAAAGTTTGGTGCATTTTTGGAACTTGAAAATGGTGAAGAAGGATTTGTGCACATTTCAAAGATTTCAAAAAAGTACGTTAGAGAGATATCCAATTTTTTAAAAATCGGTGATGAAGTTCAAGGAAAAGTCATAGGAAGAACAAAAGACGGAAAGTACGAGTTGTCTTTGAAAGATTTCGATGAAGAAAAAGAGGATACAGGAAAATCACACAATTTTGAAAAAAGATTGAACCAATATCTAAAAGACAGCGAAAAGAAGATATCCGAGTATAAAAAGCACTTAGATAAGAAAAAGAATACACGTAGAAGATAA
- the rpmE gene encoding 50S ribosomal protein L31, whose product MKQGIHPEMKLITVKCACGAEHTMYSTVDNFRLDVCSECHPFYKGELGSQILDTEGRVQKFKNKYKDFLEN is encoded by the coding sequence GTGAAACAGGGTATTCATCCAGAAATGAAGCTTATAACCGTAAAATGCGCCTGCGGTGCCGAACATACTATGTATTCAACTGTTGACAATTTCAGATTAGATGTTTGCTCTGAATGTCATCCTTTCTACAAAGGAGAATTAGGTTCACAAATATTGGATACAGAAGGTAGAGTTCAGAAGTTTAAGAACAAATACAAAGATTTTCTTGAAAACTAA
- a CDS encoding PolC-type DNA polymerase III gives MYFFNNLSDIKGREEEFFNKEISIKGKIFYVDEAKDFYYLFVTDYSYSFLCKSESGKTPRTRLGKDEWFRFEGVLEYDSEMGSYCLKVDTIKVAVPLSWHDLSVEKRVELHVHSKMSSKLSILDIEELVDAVSSFGQKAVAITDNENVQMIPYFYEYAKKKGVKAIFGCELNVHDERRGIIKHVNVLVKNKEGLKNLYKIVSISHMNVVNKSAIISLSDLKNLRKGLLLGSSLDGFLLYDFLNKYSTDDLKERVTFFDYIELFPMDCYNDLCLEKGKIIDYSKTVYEIAKAFKKPVVMSGDVHYLRKEDREYLNAMIVGISTKSKPRKITRSVNYFRSTSQMYDEAFEIFKKHGIAKEIVVKNPNKIAGEVEEFAPFDFKLKAPIIPSADQNLRDIVYNNAKKKYGEKLHRIIIDRIEKELKSIIDNGYAVIFLISADMVKKSLEMGYPIGSRGSVGSSLVAFLLGITEVNPLPPHYFCESCGFIEFSEDLNLSGFDLKEKSCPNCGAILNSDGHNIRFEVFMGYSGEKIPDIDVNFSAEIFNNIQRFLEEKFGRNYCYKAGTISTISRYNALKMAFNYFKDEDMNFAHLFWVSQKIKGTKLNTGQHPSAMIIIPQEYDVHDFTPYQYSANSPEIGIVTTHYDFKALENDLLKIDVLSHDGPTFLKMLKDLTGYDYNDISMHDERVLSLFSSTKELGVDLSEIGTEIGTLGVPEVWTPFSHKMLTETKPKTFYDLCRTNSLAHGTDIWFNNAREIVLKNVAGIDQIVSCRDDILTTLEYFGVEPKTAFMIMEKVRKGKELTEKELKAIDDSEAPEWYLDSLKKIHYLFPKAHAVAYMILAYKIAFYKLYHPLEFYSVYFTIRTRFFDIDIIMDEELTVQTIKKLSKNEFQHNYEESNFYSTLKTAYEMRKRGFGFLRPDLYKSEAKVFKIEGEYLRIPLTKVRNIGSKNAQRILKERAGSTEKTLLSN, from the coding sequence ATGTATTTTTTTAATAATCTTTCGGATATTAAAGGGCGGGAAGAGGAGTTTTTTAATAAGGAGATTAGTATAAAAGGTAAAATTTTTTATGTTGATGAGGCAAAGGATTTTTATTATTTGTTTGTTACCGATTATAGCTATTCTTTTTTGTGTAAGTCAGAAAGCGGGAAAACACCCCGAACGAGGTTAGGGAAAGATGAGTGGTTTAGATTTGAAGGGGTATTAGAGTACGATAGTGAAATGGGGAGTTATTGTTTGAAGGTAGACACAATAAAAGTTGCTGTTCCATTATCTTGGCATGATCTTTCGGTAGAAAAGAGGGTTGAACTTCATGTGCATTCAAAGATGAGCTCAAAGTTGTCCATATTGGATATAGAGGAGTTGGTGGATGCTGTTTCTTCGTTTGGGCAAAAGGCGGTTGCTATCACGGATAACGAGAATGTGCAGATGATTCCTTATTTCTATGAGTATGCTAAGAAGAAGGGTGTAAAAGCAATTTTTGGTTGTGAGCTGAATGTGCACGATGAGAGAAGAGGAATCATAAAACACGTGAATGTGCTGGTTAAGAATAAAGAGGGGTTGAAGAATCTTTATAAAATAGTATCGATTTCACATATGAACGTTGTGAACAAAAGTGCGATAATTTCACTTTCAGATTTGAAGAATTTAAGAAAAGGGCTACTTTTGGGTTCTTCACTTGATGGATTTTTGCTTTACGACTTTCTGAATAAGTATTCTACTGACGATTTAAAGGAAAGGGTAACTTTTTTTGATTATATAGAGCTTTTCCCGATGGATTGTTATAACGATTTGTGTTTGGAGAAGGGTAAGATTATCGATTATTCTAAAACAGTGTATGAGATTGCAAAAGCTTTCAAAAAGCCTGTTGTTATGTCCGGTGATGTTCATTATTTGAGAAAAGAAGATCGAGAGTATTTAAACGCTATGATCGTTGGTATCTCTACAAAAAGTAAACCAAGAAAAATTACGCGAAGTGTTAATTATTTTAGAAGCACTTCTCAGATGTATGATGAAGCATTTGAGATCTTTAAAAAGCACGGCATTGCAAAGGAAATCGTTGTGAAAAATCCAAATAAAATCGCTGGTGAGGTAGAGGAGTTTGCTCCTTTTGACTTTAAATTGAAGGCGCCTATTATCCCTTCTGCCGACCAAAATTTGAGAGATATCGTTTATAACAACGCAAAAAAGAAGTATGGAGAAAAGTTGCACCGTATAATTATAGATAGGATAGAGAAGGAATTGAAAAGTATAATAGATAACGGGTATGCTGTGATATTTTTGATCTCAGCCGATATGGTCAAGAAGTCTTTAGAGATGGGCTATCCGATCGGTTCGAGGGGGTCAGTTGGTTCTTCGCTTGTGGCTTTTCTTTTGGGGATAACTGAGGTTAATCCTTTGCCACCACATTATTTTTGTGAGAGTTGTGGGTTTATAGAGTTCAGTGAGGATTTGAACTTGAGTGGTTTTGATTTAAAAGAGAAGTCATGCCCAAATTGTGGTGCGATTTTGAACTCCGATGGGCATAATATAAGGTTTGAGGTTTTTATGGGGTATTCTGGTGAGAAGATCCCAGATATAGACGTGAATTTTTCGGCTGAGATTTTCAATAATATACAAAGGTTCTTGGAAGAGAAATTTGGTAGGAACTATTGTTACAAGGCAGGTACGATAAGTACCATCTCAAGGTACAACGCTTTGAAGATGGCGTTCAATTATTTCAAGGATGAAGATATGAATTTTGCACATCTTTTCTGGGTTTCTCAAAAAATAAAAGGGACAAAGTTGAATACAGGTCAACATCCATCAGCTATGATAATAATTCCTCAAGAGTACGATGTTCACGATTTCACTCCTTACCAGTATTCTGCAAATTCTCCTGAGATTGGTATCGTTACGACACATTATGATTTTAAGGCTTTAGAAAATGATTTGTTGAAAATAGATGTGTTGTCTCACGATGGGCCAACATTTTTAAAAATGCTTAAGGATTTAACCGGTTACGATTACAACGATATTTCGATGCACGATGAGCGGGTTCTCTCACTTTTCTCTTCTACAAAGGAGTTGGGAGTGGATCTTTCAGAGATAGGTACGGAGATTGGAACGTTGGGTGTACCGGAAGTTTGGACACCTTTTTCCCACAAGATGCTCACCGAAACAAAGCCCAAAACTTTTTATGATCTGTGTAGGACGAATTCACTTGCACACGGGACGGATATTTGGTTCAATAACGCCCGCGAGATAGTTTTGAAGAATGTGGCAGGTATCGATCAGATCGTTAGCTGCAGAGACGATATTTTGACAACGCTTGAGTATTTTGGAGTGGAACCAAAAACGGCCTTTATGATTATGGAAAAAGTGAGAAAGGGGAAAGAGCTTACAGAGAAAGAACTTAAGGCGATAGATGATTCAGAAGCTCCCGAATGGTACCTTGATTCTTTGAAGAAGATTCATTATCTATTCCCAAAGGCCCATGCGGTTGCCTACATGATATTGGCGTACAAGATAGCGTTTTACAAACTTTATCATCCTCTTGAGTTTTACAGCGTTTATTTCACAATCAGAACGAGGTTTTTTGATATTGATATTATAATGGACGAAGAATTGACGGTTCAGACGATTAAAAAACTTTCAAAAAACGAATTCCAACATAATTACGAAGAGTCCAACTTTTATTCCACACTTAAGACCGCCTACGAGATGAGAAAGAGAGGTTTTGGTTTTTTAAGACCGGATCTTTACAAGAGTGAGGCAAAGGTTTTTAAAATTGAAGGGGAATATTTGAGGATACCTCTGACCAAAGTGAGAAATATTGGTAGCAAGAATGCCCAACGGATTCTAAAGGAAAGGGCAGGGTCCACAGAAAAAACTCTCCTTTCAAACTAA